TGAGCTTCTAGCGAAGCATCCATGCGTCCGGCTACTTTGGATTCTTCGGCTAAGAAGCCTCAGAATGACACCGTTCTTTTTTGCGGCCGGGTTAAGCCGAACAAGAAGGGCGAACACATAAGCTCGCCCCTACAAATCAATCGGCAACGGATGGTAAGGGCAGACCTACGTGTCTGCCCTGCTTTGACAGTATCAATTTACATGACCACAAGGACTTGTCATCTTGGTCGTTTATCTTTCTCCGAACGGGAAAAATTACCAGCTCATACTGACACGAATTGCTCGTTTTTTTACTTATAAATATTTATGTACTTCGCTATATCGTCACTGAAAATCGTTAGGAACATGATGAATCGTTTTTTGGCTTTTTGCCTTCTCGTTTTCGCACTCTCCTCTTGTGGCGGACCAGAACGCACCGCCGAACCGTCACAAACCGAAACAGCTTTTTCAACACTCGAAAAAAAATCCCCGCAAATTGACGAATATGGCATCGTTACCGATTCGCTCGTTTCGCTGAAAAAAAACGTCAAACGGCATGAAACGCTTGCCGATATTTTGACGAACTACGATGTGCCTTACATTAAAATTGTGGAAATGGCCAAGCTGCCATCGGAGGTTTTTGACGAGCGCAGAATCAAGGCTGGAAGTAATTATGCACTCTATCTCTCGAACGATTCCGCGAAGTCCGTTCGTTACTTCATCTATCAAAAAACGCCGATTGACTATATCGTTTTCAACCTGTCAGATTCCTTACTTGGCGTTACCCAAGGGCAAAAACCGATTGTCAGCAAAACCCGCACGATTACCGGCACGATTGAAGCCTCACTCTACGAAACTTTGATAGAACAAGGCGCAAGCCCGATGCTGGCTTTAAAGCTCGCCGATGTGTTTGCATGGCAAATCGATTTTTACGGCATTCAAAAGGGCGATTATTTCAAAGCGATCTTTGAAGAACAGTTTATCGATGATGAATCCATCGGCGTTGGCGAGATTTCCGCCGCGTACTTCTATCACAATGGAAAAGACTATTACGCATTTGACTTCGACGACGGCAAGCGCCGTGCCTATTACGACGAGGAAGGCAATAGCTTGCAAAAGCAATTTCTGCGTGCACCGCTTCATTTCTCCCGCATTAGCTCGCATTACTCGCGAAGCCGTTTCCATCCAGTGCTAAGAATTTACCGTCCTCATTTAGGCATCGATTACGCAGCCCCGACGGGCACACCTGTTCGCTCGGTCGGCGATGGGGTCGTTGTGGAAAAGCGCTGGTCAAAAGGCGGCGGGCGAACCCTGAAAATTCGTCACAATAGCAACTATCAAAGCGGTTATTTGCATCTTTCGGGTTACGCGAAAGGAATTGTGAAAGGCGCGCGAGTCAAGCAAGGACAAGTTATCGGCTATGTTGGCAGCACTGGCCTTTCAACCGGCCCGCACTTGGATTTTCGCTTTTGGAAACACGGTCGCCTAACGAATTATTTGCAAATGGAATTTCCGCCTACGCATCCCGTCAATCCAGAAAAGAAAGGTGATTTTATGAACCTCATGGCCGGCTATAAATCCCAATTGGATAAGCTTGAGCCGTCTTCAAACGACGTTGCTATCGCAGCGTCTACGCTTGAGGATAAGCGAGAGTTTTAATTGAACATGGAAATAGACGGATTTTTAGAATAAAAAAAAGTCCGTTCCGTCTGCCGATAACAGCTTCCTATGTCAGCCTGAGCGGCGACG
Above is a window of Chloroherpeton thalassium ATCC 35110 DNA encoding:
- a CDS encoding M23 family metallopeptidase — encoded protein: MMNRFLAFCLLVFALSSCGGPERTAEPSQTETAFSTLEKKSPQIDEYGIVTDSLVSLKKNVKRHETLADILTNYDVPYIKIVEMAKLPSEVFDERRIKAGSNYALYLSNDSAKSVRYFIYQKTPIDYIVFNLSDSLLGVTQGQKPIVSKTRTITGTIEASLYETLIEQGASPMLALKLADVFAWQIDFYGIQKGDYFKAIFEEQFIDDESIGVGEISAAYFYHNGKDYYAFDFDDGKRRAYYDEEGNSLQKQFLRAPLHFSRISSHYSRSRFHPVLRIYRPHLGIDYAAPTGTPVRSVGDGVVVEKRWSKGGGRTLKIRHNSNYQSGYLHLSGYAKGIVKGARVKQGQVIGYVGSTGLSTGPHLDFRFWKHGRLTNYLQMEFPPTHPVNPEKKGDFMNLMAGYKSQLDKLEPSSNDVAIAASTLEDKREF